Within the Hyalangium gracile genome, the region GTGCCACACCTCGGAGCCGTCCACGCTGGGATCCGTGGGTGGCGGGTACTGGGCCGTGACCAGTCGGTAGGCCATGACTCCGAGCGCGAAGACATCACTCCTGGGCTGGGCGCCGTCGTGGACCCGGGGAGGGCCGCCATGGCTCCGGGCGAGCTGCCACGCCTCGGGGCTGCGGTAGGCGTGGTGGCTCGCGCCCAGGCCCGTCAGGACCACGCGCTCCCCCTCCCGCGTCACCAGCGTGGTGTCTCCGTGGATGTCCAGGGGGAGCCCTCCCACCACGTGCGTGGCCGCGAGCGCCCCCGCCACCTGCGCCAGCAGCCGGGCCACCTGGCACGACGAGGGCTCGTGCGCGGCGGCCCAGTCATAGAGGGGCGTCCCCTCTACCCACTCCAAGACGATATAGGGATAGAGGACGCCTCCCGGAGAGCGCCACACCCCGCTGTCTCGCAGGCTGGGGACGGCCGGGTGGTGGAGGCGGGACAGCAGCGCCACCTCGCGCTCGAAGTGGGGCTCCAGCTCCGTCAGCGCGATCTTCAGCGAGACGAACTCCGGGGGCTCCTGGCCCTCCTTCGCCGCGCGGTAGACGATGCCATGGCTGCCTCGGCCTCGCCTGCCCACCAGGCGCCACGGCCCCACGGACGTCCCCGGCCGGAGGAAGGCGGGGTGCAGATCCATCGAGCGAGGAACCTCCATCAGGGACGACCTCGCGGTGAGAGGGGCAGCCGGCTCATGACCGTCCAGCACCCTACTCCATCAGTAGGTCGCTGTCAGCCCTCCCTGATGGGTGGTCCTGGGGCCCGAGGTGCGTACTCGCGCCGCAGCACCTTCTTGTCCACCTTGCCCGTGGCTGTCCTCGGCAGCTCCGCCACGAAGTGCGCCGCGTCCGGCAGCCACCAGCTCGCCACCCTCGGACGCAGGTGCTCCACCAGCTCCTCGAAGGAGACGCGGGACTCCGGCTGGCGGACCACCACCGCCACGGGACGCTCGCCCCAGTGCTCGTGGGCCACGGCGATGACCGCCACCTCCTTCACTCCCGGGTGGGCCATCAGGTGGTTCTCCAGCTCCACCGAGCTGATCCACTCGCCGCCGGACTTCACCAGGTCCTTCGTCCGGTCCACGATGCGCAGCGCGCCGTGCGCGTCGAGCGTGGCCACGTCCCCCGTGCGCAGCCAGCCGTCCCGGAAGCGCTCCTCGCCCGCCGCGCCCCGGAAGTAGCGGCTCGCCCCCCAGAGCCCCCGCGTCTCCAGCTCTCCCACGGAAGTGCCGTCCCAGGGCAGCTCGCGCCCCGCTCCGTCCACCACCCGCAGCTCGATGCCCGGCACGGCGGCGCCCTGCGTCGCCAGCGGTGCGAGCCGCTCCTCGGGAAAGCCCTCCTCCCGGGCCCGCGCCATCGTCCCGCTCGGCCCCAGCTCCGTCATGCCCCAGGCGTGCAGGAACGAGATGCCGTGCTCGGCGAAGCGCTGGATGGTGCGCATGGGCAGGGGCGCTCCTCCACACAGGATGCGCCGCAGAGAGGACAGCTCGTGCTTGCCCTCGCGCAGCACCGGCTCGAAGGCGTTCCACACGGTGGGCACCGCGGCGGCCAGGGTGACGCGCTCCCGCTCGATGAGGCGGGCCACGGAGC harbors:
- a CDS encoding protein kinase domain-containing protein; translation: MDLHPAFLRPGTSVGPWRLVGRRGRGSHGIVYRAAKEGQEPPEFVSLKIALTELEPHFEREVALLSRLHHPAVPSLRDSGVWRSPGGVLYPYIVLEWVEGTPLYDWAAAHEPSSCQVARLLAQVAGALAATHVVGGLPLDIHGDTTLVTREGERVVLTGLGASHHAYRSPEAWQLARSHGGPPRVHDGAQPRSDVFALGVMAYRLVTAQYPPPTDPSVDGSEVWHGEGAELRPPRELNPRVSPRLDALILKMLAVEPDERGTARELAEALEELAESEAPRDTRASTPPAPAQPGSWKEPSRVSRRTRWVWLSLAGAAVAMPLLTKSPPPEFGNEVLLDAPLMVTAEGPDADPRDGGKVDLGDGVPITSATFEAPVPYWGGVFSAGLPLEPLPGQRRPPCLGTLEILGGCWMKHDALPPDCPDFAYEWRGACYVPILSTPRPSSSDP
- a CDS encoding long-chain fatty acid--CoA ligase — translated: MSELPLTLSLVLRRAARIGGARPVVTARPEGGERRTWAQVTERALRLCGALRRLGVRPGERVATFGWNHHQHLELLLGVPLLGAIVHPINVRLHPDDVVHVSREAEDAVVFVDASLTPVLAELRSRLGHVRHWVVMGEEAEVAPAFAGAPRYEELLAAEAPLENLPEVDERTPASLCYTSGTTGRPQGVEYSHRSLVLHAMGALMVDSMAVSERDVVLPLAPFFHANGWGLPYSAAFAGAALVLPGPRLDAGSVARLIERERVTLAAAVPTVWNAFEPVLREGKHELSSLRRILCGGAPLPMRTIQRFAEHGISFLHAWGMTELGPSGTMARAREEGFPEERLAPLATQGAAVPGIELRVVDGAGRELPWDGTSVGELETRGLWGASRYFRGAAGEERFRDGWLRTGDVATLDAHGALRIVDRTKDLVKSGGEWISSVELENHLMAHPGVKEVAVIAVAHEHWGERPVAVVVRQPESRVSFEELVEHLRPRVASWWLPDAAHFVAELPRTATGKVDKKVLRREYAPRAPGPPIREG